GGGAAGAAAAACCAGGGAAGGTAAGGACGGAAGGGCGGGAAGAAGAACCTGCGGCCTTTTCAGCCGCCCAAGGCTGCCGACTTTCTCACCGGCAAAACCTGCGGGGTTTCAGGTCGGCGGTAATACACTGCCGGTCGAGAAGTTGGCCACCTTCTCCGGCGAGTGCGCCGACCTGGGCGAGTACGCAGCGCTGGTCGCTTCCACCGCGGCTCTTCTCAGCGGGCTGGCGGAGAATGGCCACCTGGCCGCCGACACGATACAAACGGCCGAGCGCTCTTTCCGCCAACGGGGCATATGGCACAGCGTCGCCCCCGACATCAGGTGGGATGGTCCGATCTACCTGGATGAGCTCAGCCTCACCTATTTGCAGGCAGCCGGCGTGCTGGAAGAGGTCTGCAGCTGCGGGCTGGAAATCCGGGTCCATCCCTCAACCCAGGAGCGCCAGCGTGAGCTGATCGCCGCAGGCCACAAAGGGCAGGAGACGGTCAAGTTGTTGGACAAGATCCGGGTGCTGTTGCGGAATGCGATCGAGGAAGGCAAGGCCGTCTTCCTGCCTTACAGGCTGGGGGAAGAGGCTGGCCAGCGTCAAGAACAGGTCGCCCAGGATTCGGCGTTGGCATGGCTGCGGGCGGACCAGGCCGCTTGCGATGTGGTGTTCTTCGACGACCGCTTCCTGAACAAGTATCCGTTCGTTGTCAGTGAGCAGGGCCAGAACTTGCCCATTCTGTGCACCCTGGACCTTCTTGCGCATCTGGAAGACCGGAAGATCATCACCCGGAAGCAGCGCTGGGAGAAGCTCCACCGCCTGCGCACCGGCGGGTTCTTCCTGGTGCCGGTGGAGCCGGACGAGCTTGAGGCTCGCCTGCGGAAGGCGCGGTTCAACGATGAGGGTGTGCTGGTGGAGACCGTCGAGATGAGGGTGATACGCCAATCCCTCATGCGGGTGCGGAGTCTGGCCGCCCTGCAGCAGCCGGCGGAGACCTGTTTCCTCGATGGGCTTCGTATCGTTTGTCTCGCGGTCATCTGGCGGCTCTGGCGTGACCAGTCAGTCCCGGTGGATCATGCCGTCCAGCTCTGCGACTGGGTGTGGCGCAACCTCGCCCCCTCCCCCCTGGACTGGGCGCACACAGCTCAGGGGCAGGAGGGGCTCCTGCCCCTGCCGGAGGCGTTGGCTGTGCACATCAAGCGACTGCTGCACCTTTCGGCAGCCCTTGAGGGGGAACGTCACACCGCCGCCAAGCAATGGGTGGAGGCCGTTGTGCTCGAGCCCCTCCTCCCGGCGAATTCGGGACTGCTGGAGCCAACGGTGAGACAAACCGAGAACTGGATCGAGAGACTGAGCGATGAGATCGCAAGACAGACAACAGAAGGAAACGGCTGAGCTCCTTTGCCATCGTCTTCCCAACCCCATTCGCACCCGCGTGCTGGACGACGATACGTTCTGGGGCCAGTTCGGGCCACCCGGTGGGGCGGTTGTTACGATCGCCGGCTGTCCCATCGACCAGGGAGCTCTTTTCCAGACAGCCCGGGAGACCTGGGCAGATAGACGCGAACGCCGGCTGGTCGACCGGCATGGGCGAAACCTTCGCATGGTGCTGGAAGACGGTGAGGTCATCCTGAGGGACATCCCAGAACGTGCCGAGCATCCCGATTGGGTCCGCCTTCCCTACTTGGCAGTGTTCTCCCCTGACTCCAGCAAGCGGCTGGCCGCAGTTGACAACGTGCAGGATGCGGTGGGGCCAACAGTCGACCTCGCCACCCTTCGGACGGCTGCTGCTGCTCGCGAGCTTGCCGACCATGATGCAGCGGCGCTCGTGGGAGAGCTTGCGGGCGGGGTGGAGGCGATTCATCGACGCATTGCCGAGGCCTTCCGGACCGGGAAGACCGGTCGCCCAGCACTGATTCCGGATCGCCTGGCATACTACGAGAAGCTCTGCGGCCCTGCTCCGGACGCCACACCTCCCGAAGATTACCTGCGGGTGGATCTGCCGCTGTACCGCAGAAAGCTCCTCCGCCGCGATCTCGCGCGCGGTCTGGAGATTTGCCTGCTGGGCGCTCTTCGAAATGATCAGTGTCCTGGGCAATGGGTCGAGGACGTTCCCGATGACCTTCTGTGGGACGCCCTGACCCTCTGCAGTCCCACCGATGACCCTTTCTCGCTTCTTGGCGCTCTGGACGTCGCCCTCTATCGGCATCACGACAAGCGCTTCCGCGACCTCGCCCGGAATGCAACAGCCCGGCTGCTTCAAGATACTTTCCCCCGGCCGGATGGCATCGACACTTATGAGTTCTTGCCGTTGCTCGCGGAGCTCACTCTTAACCATCTCAACACACGAGAGGACTGGGCGACGCGGCGACCGCCGTTCTGGAAGCGCCTCTGTGCCTGGATGCATGCGGGATTTCTTGCGCGGGTGACATTGGACTATGTGGTCAAGTTGGACACGTTTCGCGACTGGGCGGACTCATGCATGAGGCCTGCCGGACAGTATGCACAGCTCCTCGACCTGCGCCGCGAGCCGATGCTTTGGGCTGCAGGTATGACGCGGTTGTCCTTGCGTCATGAGATCGTCGGGCGTCTGACAATGCTTCGAACCCACCACGGGGATCGGATGCCGATGACCGGGGAGATTGACCAAGTCCTGACCGCAGGTGCGCGGCCATTCTGTTTCATGCCGGGCCCTCTTGACGGCCACCTGCGTCCAAGACAGATGGGGGGACGCCTCGTGTCCGCGGACGACGCCTCCGCGTTCGCGGCCGAGCTGGGCGAAGACCCGCTCGGAGTATTCTTTCCCGGGTGGGCCCACGGGGCACAGCTCTTCGATCTGGGCGAAGAGGTCCTTGCAAGGATCCGTTTCGTGAGCGAGGGACTGCGTTTCCCAGAAGACAAGGAGGCTCGCAAGAAGCTCGTATCCCTGCTTGCCTATGCCTGTGCCATTTCTGCCGCTCACCCGGATATCGATCTCGCTCGTCTGCTCGGCGCCAAGATCGTTCTGTGGGCGCCGGAGATGAGGACCGCAGCCGGCGCCATCGCCGGGCTACGGATTCTCATCATGGCCGGGGCCGCCTTCGAGGATGACCGGCAGTGGGCCAGTTGGCTGGAAGAGCAGTTGGCAGAGTATGCCGCCCGCCTGCCGGCCGGCGAGGTCTCCCGGGTCTTCCTGGCTCACCTCGGGGAGCTGAAGACCGTTCTCGATCTTACCCTGGGGATCCATTGCCGAGCGGAGGCTTTTGCGTCCGCCGCCAGTTGACGCCTTAAACTGGCCGCCACTGCAACCAGATGCTGGAACAGCAGGCCCCCACGCGAGGACCCGTCGGGAGCCCTCTGGGCAAGGCGGGGCACCCGGTCCATCCGGGAACGGGCCCCCGGCCACTCTCTCCGGGTAGCCGGGGATTCTCACTCATGACCGGTCTCCTGGGCTGGCCCGCGGCCATTCAGAGCATGCAAAATCAGCATGGTAACTCCGGTTCTTTCGGACTTGCCATGCCAAAAGAGGCACATGCCGGCCCCTTCTGCCCCGTCCGGATGCCCTGGGAGTCAAAGACCATGAGCGCCAAAACCGTCTTCATCAGCTACCGCCGGGACGCCTCTGGCAAGCCCTTCGCCCGGGCGCTCAAGCAGGAGCTGAAGCACCGGGGCTACGACGCCTTCCTGGATGTGGACGACATGGATGCCGGCCGTTGGCAGGCCCAGATTGAGCCGGAGATCCGGGGCCGCGCCCACTTCCTGCTGATCCTGACCCCCGGCGCCCTGGATCGGTGCGCCGACGAGGCCGACTGGCTGCGGCGGGAGCTCGCGCTCGCCTTGGCCTCCTGCCGGAACATTGTGCCGGTGCGGGAGGAGTCCGTGGATCTGGGCGAGCTGCGGCAGCACTGCCCGGAATGCATGCAGGGAGTCCTGGATCTGCAGGTCTGCTGTGTCCGCCACGATGCCTTTGAGCGGGATGTGGACGAGCTGGTGGACCGCTATCTCCCGCCGCACAAGGCCTCGAAGCCGGCCGTGGAGCTTGCCCACGAGTGCCTGGTCGCCCCTCCCCGCCTGCGCCAAGGCGCCGAGCGGCTGTTCGGCCGGGATGAGGAGCTGGCCTTCCTGGACCGGGCCTGGGAGGACCCGGCCATCCATGTCCTCTCCCTGGTGGCCTGGGGTGGGGCCGGGAAGACCGCCCTGGTCGTGGAATGGATGAACCGGCGCGCTGCTGCCGGCTGGCCGGGCTTCGAGCGGGTCTTCGATTGGACGTTTTGCCGGCCGGCTCCCCAGGAACAGGGTGAGGCATCGGCGGACACCTTCACGGCGGCGGCCCTGGATTTCTTCGGCGACCCGGGTCTGGCCCGCAGTGCCGCCTCGCCATGGGACAAGGGGGCGCGACTTGCCCGGCTGGTGGCCGAGCGCCCCAGCCTGTTGGTGCTCGATGGCCTGGAGCCCCTCCAGCACCCGCCAGGCGCGCAAGGGGGAAAGCTCAAGGATCCGGTGCTGGAGGTCCTGATCCCCAGTCTGGCCAGGCAGAACCGGGGGCTGTGCCTTCTGACCACCAGGGAGGGTGTGGCGGATCTCGAGCCCTACCGCGCCACGACCGCGCCGGTTCTTAGGCTGGAGAGGATGTCTGTCGCGGCGGGGGTGGCTTTTCTTGCGAGCTTGGGGGTGCACGGCTGTGCCGCGGAGCTTGTCCGGCTGGTAGACGATACCGCAGGCCATGCCCTCACCCTGCGTCTGGTGGGCAGCTATCTTGCCAAGGCGCATGGCGGCGACGTACGCCGTCGGGATCGGGTGCGCCTGGGGCGGGCGAACCCGCAGATCCAGGGCGGCTGTGCCTTCGAGGCCATGGCCGCGTACGAGAAATGGCTTGCCCAGGGCGGCGAGGCGGGTGCACGCCAGCTGGCGCTGCTTCGTCTCCTGGGTCTCTTCGACCGGCCGGCAGATCCTTCCTGTCTGGCGGCCCTGCTCTGTCCGCCGGCCATCCCCGGCCTTACCGATCCCCTGGTCGGTATCGATGAGGAGGACTGGAACTGCACGGTCACTGAGCTTCGGGTCGACTGCGGCCTGATCGCCGCCGCCACACGGGAAGGAGATGGTCCAGGGGGACTGAGCCTCGATACCCATCCGCTGGTCCGGGAGTACTTCGCCAAGCGGCTCCAGGAGAAGAATCCCGATGGCTGGCGGGAGGCTCACCGCCGCCTCTACGAGCATCTGAAAGCCAGCACCGCCCCGCAGCCGGAGACCCTGGACGGCTTGCAGCCCCTCTACCAGGCCGTAGCCCATGGCTGCCGGGCCGGGCTGGCTGAGGAGGCGTGCAACGAGGTCTACCGGAGCCGGATTCTCCGGCGGGGGGAGTTCTTCAGCATCAAGCAGCTCGGCGCCTTTGGCGCGGATCTGGGTGCCGTGGCCTGCTTTTTTGACCAGCCCTGGGGACGGACCCTGCCTGGGCTTTCGCCCAGACATCAGGCATGGCTTCTGAACGAGGCGGCGTTTCGCCTCCGCGCTCTGGGCCGCCTGGCTGAGGCCCTTGAGCCGATGCGCGGCGGACTCCGGAGAGGGGTGGAGCTGAAGGACTGGCACAACGCAGCCCGGGGGGCAAGCAATCTCAGTGAGCTGGAGCTGGCCCTGGGGGAGGTGGCCGCGGCGCTGCGGGATGCCGAGAAGTCCGTTGATTTCGCCGACTGCAACGACGATCCCTCTGAAAGCGCCTCCCGCCGGACCACCCTGGCCGATGCCCTCCATCAGGCCGGCCACCCTGCGGCGGCCCTGGCGCTTTTCCGCGAGGCGGAGGATCTCCAGGCCGCCAAGCAGCCCGCCTATCCGCTGCTCCGTTCCCTGCGGGGCTTCCGATACTGTGACCTGCTCCTGGCTGAAGGTGAGCGCGCCGCCTGGCGGCGGCTCCTGGGCAGGTCCGACTCCGCGGCGGCTGCCACGCAGGACGCAGGCGGGAGCGCTGCGGAGCACCGGGAAGTCCTCCAGCAGATCGCGAGCCGCGGGCAGCAGATGCTCGACCGGCGGGCCCCCGACGATACCCTGCTCGACACGGCTTTCAATCATCTGATCCTGGGCCGGGCCAACCTGTACCGCAGCCTGCTGGCTCCGACTCCGGCAGAAGCGGCGGAGGCCGGCCGGGCTGCCCGGGACCGGCTTGCGGACGCCGTGCAGAGCCTTCGCCGTGCCGGCACCCAGCATCATATCCCCCGCGGCCTCCTCAGCCGGGCCTGGCTGCGCGCCGGCGCCGGTGACGCTGCCGGCGCCCGGGCCGATCTGGACGAGGCCTGGGAGATTGCCGAGCGGGGGCCGATGCGGCTGCACCTGGCGGATATCCATCTCCACCGTGCCCGGCTGTTCTTCCGTACCGACCTGGCCCAGGCCGGCCAGGACCTGGCCGCGGCCCGGGTCCTCGTCGACCAGTGCGGTTACCACCGCCGGGACCAGGAGCTGCAGGATGCAGAGGCAGTGCTGGGAGCGGGGTGAAGGGTCGGCCGGATCCGCCGGCGGGAGGTGAAGCCCGCGGCAGCGCACCGGGCCCGGGGGAGCCGGGGCCTCCGGCAATGCACCCATGCGGGGTCCGCCCCGCGCATGGCGAGGCTCGCATGCCCCCGCCTCGCGCTCATCGGGCGAGATCCGCCAAGCCGGCCTCCCAGGCTGACAGCATCGCCACCCCGACTTCGTGGAAGCCGGGGTGCTGCGCGATGCGCTCGCGCACGAGTCCCCGGGTGTCGGCCACCGCCTCGGCGGTGCGCGCGAAGATCTCTCGAATCGTTCCCACCGGCAAGAAGAGGTGCGCCCGGGCAAACCGCTCCAGCACCCGGCGGGGCCACCACTTCTTGCTCCCCTCCAGCGTCAGAGCCGGCACGTCGTTTCGGAGGTACGCCGCCGTGGTGACGACGTCGTACACCGGCGCCAGCCGAACCGGTGCCCCGGGGAAGGGGTAGAGCACGCCGAAGTTCTTCAGGTGGGCATCGCCGTTTCTGACCAGTACCGACAGGACCAGGGTGGCGAAAAACTGCGCCCGGGCCGCCGGCAGGTGCTCGCCGGAGACGAAGTCGCCAAGGGTGCGGGCGACCCGTTCGTAGCTTCCCGTGTACTTCTGGGCCGTTCCCAGCGCCTGCAGGCTGCACAGGTCCTCGAAGCCGAGGGGGGCGCCGTCCGGGTCGAGGTCGAAGCGCCGCATCACGAAGAGGCCGCCGCTTTCCGAGAGGAAGAGCTCGGGCACGGGCAATCCGGCCCGCCGCGCTGCCGTCATGCACAGGAACTCGTTGGCGGCCAGGTGCGGAAAGTCCGCGCCCTCCGCTTTCACGATGTAGCCGGCAGCGGCCAGGGTGCCTCGGCTGGCAGCCTCAAGCAGCACCTTGGGCTGGACGCCGGAGACCCCCGAGCGGAGGGCGTAGCGCTCCACCAGCTCGCGGAAGAGCTCCCGGGCGTCGGGGTAGGTCAGGAGATCCTCCAGCGACTCCGGGGTCTCCACGATCCTGGGCACGCCCTCCTCGGGGAGAGCGAAGCGGTTTCTCCCCACCTGGTTTCCGCCGGTCACCCGGAGGATGGCCAGGTCGTCTTCGCCCACCACCTTGGCGATCGCACGGCGTATCGCCTCCAGGAGCGCGCCTTCGGGGAGGTTCATCTGAAAGATCGGGTGCAGGTCGCGGCTCAGCCAGCTCTCGAGGCGCACCGGCATGGTGAGGGAGACCCGGCTTTCTGCCGGTGCGCCGGGCGCATAGGCAAAGACATACTCGTACGGCTTTTCCCGCGCCAGCAGCCCCGCTCGGGCTCCCCCACCCCAGACCGCGAGGGATCGGACGGCGTCCACCTACCGGCCCTCCTCCGCACGCAGCTCATCCAGTGTCGGCGGCTGGCCGGCGGGCCGGACCCGCAGCTCCAGCTCCAGGAGCTCCAGCAAGCGGATCAGCTTGCGCACGCCCACCTCGGGCACCGTGCCGTTCTCGATCTGGCCGATGGTTGTGCGGCTCATCCCCAGGGCAGCGGCGACCTCGGCCTGGGTGAGCTGTCGCGCCTTGCGCGCCAGCCGGACTTGTTTCCCGATTTGGAAGAGCATGGCAGCATGCTATAGGATGCATGAGAGCCATCCAAGCGAAAAATGTATGTCATACGATGCAATGGCGCCGATCCACCTGCGACCGCCCGCTCACGGTACCACCGTGACACTGGCGCAGTTGGTGACCAGCGAGTAGCCCCAGGCTGCCGGCGGCGGTGAGCCGGTCCAGGCCCGCACGATGTACGAGTAGGTGACGTCACCGGTGACCTGGGTGTCGCTGGCTGTCTCGGCATCGGGGCTGGCGCTGGCCGCAAGGCTCCAGCCTGGTCCACGACAGCCGCCATCCTTGCGGAAGACCTGAAAACCGTCCTCTTCATCGGCCGGCGGGGTCCAGGTCAGGGTTACCTGCCCGGCTTGCGCCGTGGCGGTGAGGCCCGTGGGGGCGAAGGGCACCACCGCCGCGGCGGTGGCCGGCGAACAGCCGGCGCTGTTGCAGGCCTGCACCTGATAGGCGTAGCTGGTGCCTGCGTGGTTGCCCAGGGCCGTGGTGTCCCGGTGCCGGGTGGCGTTGGCCGCCAGGGTGCGGAGGATGGTCCAGGGGCCGGCGCCGGCCTTGCGGAACAGCTGGAAGCCGGTCTCATCCGCCGAGCTGTCGGTCCAGGCGATCTGCACGGTGGTCGTTGATGCGGACCAGGCCTCGAGGCCTCGCGGGGTGGCCGGCGTGCCCTCCCGGCCGGTCACGGTGGAGGCACAGTTGGAAGGGGCGGAGCCGCCCGCCTGGTTGAACGTCCGGACGCGGTAGGCGAAGGCAGTGCCCGGCGGCAGACCGGTTTGGAGGTGGAAGGCCGCATCCGTCTCCTTGACCGCGATGCGGCGCCAGGGCTGCGCGGCCGCGCAGCCGCCCTTTTTCGTTTCCACCAGGAACCCCATCTCGTTGTCGGCGTTATCCGTCCAGGCCAGGACCACCCGGGTGGGGGAGACCGCTCGGGCGCTGAGGCCGGCGGGCGGCCAAGGGCTCACCGGCGCCGGCTCCCCGGGGAGCTGGAAATCGATGCGCTTGATCAGGGGCAGAGCCGGCTGATCACCCGCGTAGTCGAAGAGGTCGCCATGCCCGGCGTAGTCGCGACCACCGACGGACCAGCGGCCGATACCGGTGTCGGTGATCGGCTGCGGGCTGTCGCCGCCTATCTGGGAGATGTCCTTGACGGCGAAGTGGATCACGGTGCCGGCGGTCAGCCGGTCGAGGTCAGCGAAGGAGGCGAGGGTGAAGGGTGCCCACACCGACTGGTAGTAGGGCCAGTGCTTGGCAAACCGGCCGTCGGTGCGCTCGGCGATGGCGAAGCGCTCATCCGCCAGGATGTGGGCCGGGGTGGCGTGGTCCCAGGTGGCGTTGGTGATCGGTGCGAAGGCGTACCGCAGCTCGTAGGTCGAGTAGCTGTACGGGTTGTTCTTGTACTTGTCCATGAAGCCGATCTCGAAGGAGCGGCTGGCCGGCAGCCAGGTGACCGCCGGGGTGGCGATGGTTTCGTTGTTCTGGGGCTCGGGATCGTGGCGGAACGCGACCTCGTCGAGCCAGACGTCGTACGGCGCGTCGCCGATCCCCTCGTACGGCTTGAAGGTCAGGTACCAGCGGTACCAGCCGTTGAAGTAGGCCACCCCCATGTCCCGCAGGCTGCGGCTGGGATAGGGATAGCTTTCGGCGCCCGACCAGGCGTTGTTGTGCTGGGGGTGGCCGTCCACCAGGACGTGGGTCCAGCCGCCGCCCTGGTTGCAGATCTCGTGGTACCAGTGGCCGCCATCGCCGTTGTACGGTCCCAGGTTCACGGTGGGCTCGGGCCGCATGCCCGAGCCGCCCGGGCCGTTGGTCAGGGTGGCCGGGGCGTGGTAGTAGACGCTCAGACGGTTGGCGCCCTGGGCCTCCGGAAAGGGAGCCGGGGCGCTGGCGGGGCTGTTGTTGGCAAAGTAGAGGTAGGGGTGGCCGACCCGCACGCCATGGGCCACCGGATCGATGCCCTGGGCCAGCAGATCCAGGTAGTGCTCCTTGCTGGTCACAAGCTCACCGTGCGTGCCGGTGCTGTTGACGCCGCCGGTGACGCGGAAGCGCAGGCTGTGGCCTCGGACGGCCTGCTCGCCGTCGATCTCCAGGAAGCCGTAGGTCGAAAAGCCCATGTGGGCGCTGTTGTAGGTGTTGAGGTACTGGTAGAAGAAGCCGGCGATGCCATCGTGGGGAGCCGGGTAGGGCACCGTGCTGCGCCAGCCGGCCCAGTCGTTGGTGGTCATGGGCAGGGTGGGATCGGGATGGCTGCTGGCGGTGGTGTACAGCCAGTCGCCACCATCGCCCGGGATCTCGGCAGCGCCGGTCACCGGCAGCTCGTCAAAGCTGGCCAGGAAGACCCTGCTGTCAAAGCTGTCCGGTCCGGCGGTGGCCGGCGTCCCCCCCGCCAGGTCAAGGCAGGTCACGACCAGGATCAGGACCAGGACGACGGCGGGACTGCATGGACGCTTTCGCATGGCGATTCTCCGATCATGCTCCAGGGGATCCCAAAGAACAGACGCGCATTTCTCTATCGTAGCACAGATCGGCCGGCGGCAGGTTTGGGAGGCCGCCGGAGGCGGGGGGAGAACGGCTGGATCGGGAGGGGCGGGTTGGCTGCCCGTGGGCCTGACCGGACTCCCGGGCGGCTTACGCCGGCAGCAGGCGGCCGGAACGGACCGCGGGCAGCGGGCAGCCCAGGGCGGCCGCCTGCTTGCGGAAGTAGGCATCGGTCATGCCGGCGATGAAGTCCCGGACGATGGCCGCGGCGGTGTGGCTGTCCCGGTACAGGGGGTCGAGGTCGTCCAGGTGGTCCCGGAAGATGGCGGCGCGGCGCCGCTCGGCCAGGAGATCCTCCAGGCTGCGGGCAAAGAGGACCTGGAAGGCGGCCTCGATGAGGTGGAAGTCCTTCTTGATGAGCGGATTGAGGTAGATGCGCTGGTAGTTGAAGGCCTTGAGGCTGCGCAAGGCCTCGGCCACCTCGGCGGAGAAGCCGATGCCGCCCTGGCGGATGCCGCCGGCGACGACGTCGGTGACCAGCCGGTAGACGATCTTGCCATTGGTGTCGCCCAGCACCCTGGTGCAGGGAGCGGGCAGGTCATCCCGCCGGATCAGGGCCAGGGTGATGGCGTCCTCGATATCCCGGCCGATGTAGCTCACCGTGTCGGTCAGGCGGACCACGCAGCCTTCCAGGGTCATGGGCGACAGGGAGAGACCGGGGTCGACGGCCTTGGCGGCGAGCTCCTGGTCGAAGACGGCGAAGTCCTTGTCCGGCATGGGCGAAAGGGTATCGTCGTGGATCTCGCCGTCATGGGTGAGAATGCCGTCCAGGGTCTGCAGGCAGAGGTTCATGCCCCGGCCCCGGCGCTCGATGCGCTCCAGGAACTGGATGCTGGCCAGGTTGTGCTGGAAGGGCGGCAGGCCATGGCTCCGGGTGAGGGCGGCCAGATACTGCTCGCCCTGGTGGCCGAAGGGGGGATGGCCGATGT
This window of the Thermodesulfobacteriota bacterium genome carries:
- a CDS encoding HD domain-containing protein, yielding MTTTDALARLRDQLDAREASFLAPEATLSSQGRRRRHEGTADHRQAFAIDTDRILHSLAYTRYIDKTQVFSLMENDHITHRVLHVQLVSKIGRTIGRHLGLNEDLIEAIALGHDIGHPPFGHQGEQYLAALTRSHGLPPFQHNLASIQFLERIERRGRGMNLCLQTLDGILTHDGEIHDDTLSPMPDKDFAVFDQELAAKAVDPGLSLSPMTLEGCVVRLTDTVSYIGRDIEDAITLALIRRDDLPAPCTRVLGDTNGKIVYRLVTDVVAGGIRQGGIGFSAEVAEALRSLKAFNYQRIYLNPLIKKDFHLIEAAFQVLFARSLEDLLAERRRAAIFRDHLDDLDPLYRDSHTAAAIVRDFIAGMTDAYFRKQAAALGCPLPAVRSGRLLPA
- a CDS encoding toll/interleukin-1 receptor domain-containing protein, yielding MSAKTVFISYRRDASGKPFARALKQELKHRGYDAFLDVDDMDAGRWQAQIEPEIRGRAHFLLILTPGALDRCADEADWLRRELALALASCRNIVPVREESVDLGELRQHCPECMQGVLDLQVCCVRHDAFERDVDELVDRYLPPHKASKPAVELAHECLVAPPRLRQGAERLFGRDEELAFLDRAWEDPAIHVLSLVAWGGAGKTALVVEWMNRRAAAGWPGFERVFDWTFCRPAPQEQGEASADTFTAAALDFFGDPGLARSAASPWDKGARLARLVAERPSLLVLDGLEPLQHPPGAQGGKLKDPVLEVLIPSLARQNRGLCLLTTREGVADLEPYRATTAPVLRLERMSVAAGVAFLASLGVHGCAAELVRLVDDTAGHALTLRLVGSYLAKAHGGDVRRRDRVRLGRANPQIQGGCAFEAMAAYEKWLAQGGEAGARQLALLRLLGLFDRPADPSCLAALLCPPAIPGLTDPLVGIDEEDWNCTVTELRVDCGLIAAATREGDGPGGLSLDTHPLVREYFAKRLQEKNPDGWREAHRRLYEHLKASTAPQPETLDGLQPLYQAVAHGCRAGLAEEACNEVYRSRILRRGEFFSIKQLGAFGADLGAVACFFDQPWGRTLPGLSPRHQAWLLNEAAFRLRALGRLAEALEPMRGGLRRGVELKDWHNAARGASNLSELELALGEVAAALRDAEKSVDFADCNDDPSESASRRTTLADALHQAGHPAAALALFREAEDLQAAKQPAYPLLRSLRGFRYCDLLLAEGERAAWRRLLGRSDSAAAATQDAGGSAAEHREVLQQIASRGQQMLDRRAPDDTLLDTAFNHLILGRANLYRSLLAPTPAEAAEAGRAARDRLADAVQSLRRAGTQHHIPRGLLSRAWLRAGAGDAAGARADLDEAWEIAERGPMRLHLADIHLHRARLFFRTDLAQAGQDLAAARVLVDQCGYHRRDQELQDAEAVLGAG
- a CDS encoding type II toxin-antitoxin system HipA family toxin, translated to MDAVRSLAVWGGGARAGLLAREKPYEYVFAYAPGAPAESRVSLTMPVRLESWLSRDLHPIFQMNLPEGALLEAIRRAIAKVVGEDDLAILRVTGGNQVGRNRFALPEEGVPRIVETPESLEDLLTYPDARELFRELVERYALRSGVSGVQPKVLLEAASRGTLAAAGYIVKAEGADFPHLAANEFLCMTAARRAGLPVPELFLSESGGLFVMRRFDLDPDGAPLGFEDLCSLQALGTAQKYTGSYERVARTLGDFVSGEHLPAARAQFFATLVLSVLVRNGDAHLKNFGVLYPFPGAPVRLAPVYDVVTTAAYLRNDVPALTLEGSKKWWPRRVLERFARAHLFLPVGTIREIFARTAEAVADTRGLVRERIAQHPGFHEVGVAMLSAWEAGLADLAR
- a CDS encoding helix-turn-helix transcriptional regulator, translated to MLFQIGKQVRLARKARQLTQAEVAAALGMSRTTIGQIENGTVPEVGVRKLIRLLELLELELRVRPAGQPPTLDELRAEEGR
- a CDS encoding fibronectin type III domain-containing protein; the encoded protein is MRKRPCSPAVVLVLILVVTCLDLAGGTPATAGPDSFDSRVFLASFDELPVTGAAEIPGDGGDWLYTTASSHPDPTLPMTTNDWAGWRSTVPYPAPHDGIAGFFYQYLNTYNSAHMGFSTYGFLEIDGEQAVRGHSLRFRVTGGVNSTGTHGELVTSKEHYLDLLAQGIDPVAHGVRVGHPYLYFANNSPASAPAPFPEAQGANRLSVYYHAPATLTNGPGGSGMRPEPTVNLGPYNGDGGHWYHEICNQGGGWTHVLVDGHPQHNNAWSGAESYPYPSRSLRDMGVAYFNGWYRWYLTFKPYEGIGDAPYDVWLDEVAFRHDPEPQNNETIATPAVTWLPASRSFEIGFMDKYKNNPYSYSTYELRYAFAPITNATWDHATPAHILADERFAIAERTDGRFAKHWPYYQSVWAPFTLASFADLDRLTAGTVIHFAVKDISQIGGDSPQPITDTGIGRWSVGGRDYAGHGDLFDYAGDQPALPLIKRIDFQLPGEPAPVSPWPPAGLSARAVSPTRVVLAWTDNADNEMGFLVETKKGGCAAAQPWRRIAVKETDAAFHLQTGLPPGTAFAYRVRTFNQAGGSAPSNCASTVTGREGTPATPRGLEAWSASTTTVQIAWTDSSADETGFQLFRKAGAGPWTILRTLAANATRHRDTTALGNHAGTSYAYQVQACNSAGCSPATAAAVVPFAPTGLTATAQAGQVTLTWTPPADEEDGFQVFRKDGGCRGPGWSLAASASPDAETASDTQVTGDVTYSYIVRAWTGSPPPAAWGYSLVTNCASVTVVP